A window of Benincasa hispida cultivar B227 chromosome 9, ASM972705v1, whole genome shotgun sequence genomic DNA:
TCTCAAGAGGTGACTTCAGCCTAAAGATTTGGAATATATGACCATACCCTTTAACATCTTGGATTAAGCCTCCATGTGGAAGACTTAACGAATTCTCTCTCtccctccctctctctctccctctctcaacGGCCTTGGATGACAAGCAATAATACGGGGTGCAACATCTGTTACCCCGATTAAAATCAAAAGTCGACCTACTTGTCATCCAGCCCCAGGTTAAAATTCAAGGGAGGTTTGGAGGGAAGTGGAGCAATCCAAGGAGTGGTAGGaatgaaaaattatataacAACACCTAAAAGAAGATAAGAAACAGTAAACTGTTTCAAAGTAATTCATTAAAGAGCAAAGAAACAGTTCTTTAAGATCCCATTTAGCGGCAGAGAAACAGATAAGAAAAAACCAAGCTAGCAATAGATAATATGTTTGATAATACCAAATGATCTCAATCAAGTTTCACACAAGAATACAGATCATAGCAGCCAAAGCATTGAATTATTGCTCGGTAACCCATCCCGAACTCAACAAGCAATCCcatgaaacaaaataaatagTATTCTAGATGCCTAAGCCACCTAAGATCTGTGATGCATGAAATAGACAAAATAAAGCGAAGCAAGTACCATTGAAATAACTTATTCATTTCAGAAATAAACTTCTTAATTCAGATTTAACATGAATCTTAACTTAGAAGAGTGACTGTAGTAAGTATTTACAGGGGCAACTGTCAGAGAGGGAAGAAAAGAATAATAACCGGGGACAGCAGTAAGTCTTCTCGTTAAGTTCCACCATTGCAATAGTGCACACCGTTTCTGTACGCATTCTTCCGTTTTACATTTAGTCCCTTTAAGCCCCATATTCTAATTGTATGGTCATCACTGGCTGATGCCAGCATGTGCGGGTTTGTAGGATTCCAGCTCACGCAATTAACTGAACCAGAGTGACCAGGCAATGCTTCTATAAGCGCCCCGGATCCTCTGTGCCATATATATACCTGCAGACAGCAAGAAAGAACCATCAATTAGACATACAAAAGGGTATATATAGAGTTTATAGAAGAAAGAAACTCGAGATTCTGAAGGAGATTAGTGTTTTCAATTTAACTACATCACCGAAATCCTCCTTTGTTCAACTAGCATCGCTCTATTCAAACACAAATGCAGACTTCTCCCTTGTAAGGCAGCTACCCAGAGATACATCTCAAAGAAATTTCTTTTACAACCAAAATAAATCCTTTATAATTGACAGAGAATGTTGCCATTAACATAAAGCATTCATGCTTCCACATGGCCGAGGTGTCAGTGCCCGACATTGACATGCTGCTGGCATACTCACATCCAGATATAACATTGTagataacaaaaagaaaaatctaggCTAAATATAGAAAGGAAGTTCTCAAATGTTAAAAGGTCAAAAAGATTTGCATACCTGTGAATCCTCACTACCACTTGCAATAAAAGATTCCTCAAGTCCTCCAAAACAGGACCGAATAACAAATCGGGTGTGCTTATGACCTTTATACTTTGATACAAGATTAGGTTCACCTACTAAACTCCATAGATGGATTTCTTGATTCAGAAGATTAACCAGCAAGAATTTATTATCTTTGGACAACCGAAAAGAAGTTATTACTTGATCTTCTTCGATCCATCTATCAATTTTTGCCTCCCTATCAAGAAGCAAAATAGCAGTTTCTCTGCATATGGTAATAATTTTCTTCCCATCATCTGTTATTTCTAAATCCGATATCTTCAAAATTCGTTGCCCTTTCCAAGAATCCAACTCTTTGCCATCTAAATCCCACATGCAGATACTCTTGTCATTAATCCCAGCAAGAATAGACTTCCCATCAGGAAACCATCCACAAGAAACCAACCCAAAGCCAGCCTTTTCATAAACATGGAGGCACTTGCCGGAAGAAACATCCCACCGCCTAATGGCCTCCTCCACCCCACAGGTTAACAGCTGACTATCGTCAGGACTCCATGAAACCAAGGAGATGGGTTTCTGGTGACCAGATAGTTTATGCTTTAGAGAGACCTTACCACTGGAGTTTACCTACAGAAGCCAGGTATGCACACAAATTAGATAGACACAGCAGATAACAAATGTGGCAATGATCCAAAGGGTAGTTGTTGACACTTGAACGCATGGGATACTGGCCTGAGCCGCATGGTTAAACCACCTCGTGATTGATATATCAAAAGCaagatgaaagagatagaaaggAAAAACAGAAAAGCCTCTTCTTTAAAAGATAGATATGGAATTGAAATGATGCTTAGGTTTGGAAGAATTAAATGTTTACTATTAGTAGCAGAAAATAAAGCTCTTTTGGATCTCTCTCTAGTCTCTCCAAACTGGTATTTTCTTTGTTGCAAAGCCAATGAGTCGGTAAATCATATCTTTTTCTATGCAATTTTCTCTTAAAATATCGACCAAGTTACTACTTTAATTAGATGTTTTTAGTTCACTCCAAAAATATGTATTGTCTATGTAGTTGaacaatatttgaaaaaataagcTATTATATTGATCAAGACCTTTTGCATCCCTGTCAATTGAGTCTCCACAAAAATTAGATATACACAATTCACAAACTAAACTTGAACTGCCCTATGCCATAATCATATGAATAATTAGATCTAGGCTTCAAAGACTACATAACTCAAATACAAGAAACTAATCCAAAAGTTAGTTCCAAATTGGCTCAACACCAAAAGGAAAGTCCAGAGACCACAACAAAACCACTGCATAACTTTAAGCCACACACCGGCCAATGGCAAATAATGGCATAGTAGATAGAACTGAAGCATCGAAGATACTGGAAATAGATTATTGCTGACGTTAATGACTTATGTCTTAGTTGCAAGCCATGCAGATGATTCAATAATTAGAAGGGCTATTGATGTGGAGATGTAAACCCAATCAGAACACTTATATAACTCTCAAGTAAAATTGGTTCTGGAAACTAGCTTTTCAAGAAGCGAGTAAATTTTACCAAACCTCATAAGCTTGATCTACATAATTCTTTTTTGAAACCTATGCTCAATGTGAGTAGTTCTAAAGAAAAGGGATTGAGGTTTGTTGAAACACCTAATCAAGAAATGGTCATAGAACCATTGACTTCGATGAAAGGATGCCTTCTTCCTGTAGCCTTCATTAATGTATTAATGAAGGAAATTGTACTCTTCTACATTAGccctttgtttttaattttcattcttCTAATCACCATGGACCGAGTGGTCACTGAAgcaagagaaaaaaattaactaCCCCAAGGAAATTAGTTCAACTCCTATGTTGGCCACCTATTTGAGATATTAAAATCCTACAAATTTTTTAGTAATCAAATATAGTAGGGTCAACCTGTTGTCACCTTAAATTAGCTAAGGGATGCATTAGTTGACCCAAAAACTCACAGATGTtcgacaataataataataataataataatcatttgTGTAAATATTTCTCAATTGGGATGGTAGGATCTTAAAGATGTCTGCAGGTAAAACCATACAAGCTTTTGCTTAAGAGGTAAGACCATCAGACCACATAAATAGTAATTACAACATTCCAAATGGACATAGATCACTTAGACCAGAATATAGATAGAGTGTTAGTGATTGTGATCATACCTCCCATATGATTGCAGCTAGATCACTAGATGATGAAGCTAAGTACTTCCCGTTATgagaaaattgcaaaaaccaaaTTTCATCACTATGTGCTTGTAATACCTGcacgagaaaaaaaaaatgtaaaaactaGATTCAGCCAAACAGATTATAATACATTTTGAGTATCATGATATGATAGAATTCAATTTGTTAAAGAATTGTACTTCTGaagtaaataattatttaaatatcaaattcaaCATAGGCTTCCCGTGTCACAACTTATTTCTCTTCTTAAGTTGAAACTCATGGCTTCTGATAAGATggggaaaaaacaaaacaaaacaaaaaagatcTTAACAGTTATGATGCATACGGACTGCTACGAAGTAGTGATTCCTCAAATAGATTATAAAAGGAATGAGAAACTTACAACTGAAGACCTCAAAAGTAACAATCTTAcaagaaatggaaacttcaAAATTACTAATCTAGAGTTTACTGGAGTACAAGCTCTACTCAACATTTTTGCTTGAAGTAAAAACTCACCTGAaaagtttgagaaggtatcttattTTTGCCACAAGTATGATCCGAATACAATGACATTTCTTGATCTGAAGCGTTGTGATAGAGACAAGTGTCTCGTTGCAACAAAAGAGCCTGTTCGACTAATTGTTCCAACCTATTTTCAGGTATCATAATTGCCGGTGGAAGAAGCTTCTGCAATTCCTCCAGCAATTTTGTCCGAGACTTAGCACTCGAATGCTCTTCACGGGGTGAACCAATTAAACCACTCGGTGAAGGAGACATGATAAAGGATGAAAGTTCGTGTATTCTATTGTTATTAATAGAAAGGGGAGCAATCTCAGTTCTCAATGTCTTCAAAGCTTCCATGACCTTATCAACTTGCAAAAGCTCCAAATATTTCTGCTCTAGTATCAAAAAGGAGGCAGagttaaccatactttcatctGATAGACCAATTTTATGTAAGGTATTAATGCTTTCATCCCAATTTCCATCAAGAATGTGCTgcataaatatatttacagcAGAAGAATGCAAGGGTATTCTGGACTCTTCCTCGAGACAAGCACTGCTCTTCTTGTAACCAAGAGAATACAATGCATTAGCAATTATTCTCACAAACTCATCTTTTCTAATAACTCCTCTCGAACCAATAACCTTGCCCTTGTCTCCTTCAGACGGTAGGGGTCTAGCCATCAAGTTCCTAGAAGAACCCCCTACACGCTCTACAATGGACGAACCGTTGGAAAGACCCCTTAACTCTGTAGAGGCTACTTTCATGCGTTTCAAGGCTGGTTCTTCATCCTCCACACCTCCCATGAAAGGTTTAGCTCAGTCcatatatatctataaaattgcacaaatttcaaatcaatttcCATTTTAGTTTCAAACAAACAAGTTAACTAAACAATTCTAAAAGAGCAAACTCCTACAAGATTCACAAGTTTTAAacaaagcatgttttccataataaagaaaaaaaccgAAATAACAGAGAGCGTATGAACATGAACATACACAAACAAACACCCTCCTCAAactaaagagagagaagaacgTCAATCTCCAAGTATGCTATCATCAGATTTCAAATTATTGGTTTTCAGATGTATTTGCTATAATTGTCCAAAAGATCAAGTCCTATCAAACCAGCATAAACCATTGTTCTTTTaaaatggttattggcccactGAACTGAATAATACAGCTGCATCAAGCCTTTTTCACTGAACTGCAATACTTCCTGCAACTGCAATGCAATGATTTCAAAGAAACTAAAGTTACCATGTCcacaaacaataattataaGGATCCACACTTAAAAAAAAGAGTTCAactttcatttcatcttcatCATTTTCCCTTAAGAACTTCACTTCAAATAAGCTACAAAGATCTTGAACTGCTCCAATACACTTGATCAAACAATACAAGCAATCCATTTCTACAAACAAAACTACAAAACACAAGAGACTCATATGATAACACTATCTTATTCAAGCATGCGGCAAAATGCCCAAAGCTACCATCACTTTGACTTAAAAACAAACATTATTTGAAGTTCATCAAATAGATTTCCTGCATTTCCAGTTGGCAGTGCAATCATCAGTGACTcaaccaatcccaacaaatcaAAGAtccaaacaacaacaacaacaacaacaacaacaacaagaaggaATTGGAGCACCCTTCCAAatcaataaaagaaacaacaatGGGGCGGAAATCCTTGCCTAAGAATTAGACAACCAACCAGGGAAAGTGTCAACTAACCGATGATCGAAGGCAAGATTCTGAAAGATAAAGCAACCCCACAAAAGaaataataagaaaaggaagattaaGAGAGGAAATtttgaagaggaagaggaagaggagagAGCAATAAtggaagaagataaaaaaagaagagTTAAGAAGAAGATGGAGTGTGAAGGGggtgaaaaatgataaaatatttattggAATTGATGAATTGGGTTATGGAATGAAATGAGgaaggaaaaaggaagaagagtcGGTAGCATTTTTGTGGGTTGGAACTTGAAAGAGGAGCTCGGTGGATTTTGAGCTTGGTTAGAGGAAACCCCATCAAAAGGTTTTGGTGTAGAGCGAGAGAGAGTTGaaaacaagagagaatttgaaacatgGCCGCCATGGGAGGCCTGCTTCATTCTTGGTTTGGGCCTTCACATAAATGGCCGAAACGAAAACTGGCAACTGTTTGTTTGTAGTTTTAGATTCGCATTGGCCGGTGTTGTTGTCTCTCTCACATTTCCATTAATAATGGTTGAGACGATGATCCGTTTGTGTTGTAAAATTAAGGAGAACAACGAGAATacggatatgaaaaatataatataatataataaatagtaaaataatataaaaaaataaacaacttaaagaaataaagaaaatatgaaaatcataaaattttctctatttttcccaAAAGTTTAGATTTCTCACCAATCTTCACCATCCTATAAAATACATAAATGACCATTATTTATAGGAGAATTGGCATGTAGGATGTGGCTATTAGGACACTAACCGTGTATAATTTTATGACAAATGGAGTAACGTGTTTAGGGACAGATGGTCCTTTTTGGGACGGGCATCTATattgtataatatttataatactccctcttagatgcccattatatatatgaaatatgcctcgttaaaaccttactaagaAAAACTCAATGGGAAAAagtcctagtgaaggaaaaagagtacatatttcatataatatatacttctaaaaaaatacaatatatttactccccttgTGAAAATATCACTTAAAATCTCTAAGTCGCCGCATTCTAATGTCGTGCACAAATTTTCTAAAAGTTGTGGTTAGtaatgtctttgtaaataagtctgtcaggttatccttcgaacaaatttgttgtacaatgatgtcaccattttcttcaagatcatgagtgtagataAGTTtgggtgaaatatgttttgttttatcttctttaatatatatcctcctttgatttgggctatgcaagctatgttgtctttgtataatattgttggaggggttttattagaagacaagccacatatttcacgaatgtgctgagtcattgatcttagccatacacattctcgactagcctcgtgaattgcaagaatttcagcatgatttgaagaAGTGGTGGTTATGGTATGTTTCACTGATCGTCGTGATATAGCAGtttctccacatgtgaacagataacctgttcgagatctagctttgtgtggatcagataaatatccagaatctgcataaccaactagatcaaaatttgatttatttgaataaaacaaacttatatggattgttcctcggagataacggagtatatacttaatttcgtttcaatgtctttttgtaggagaaaagttatatctagctaataaatttactgaaaatgcaatatctagtcttgtattattagcaagatacataagtgcaccatcTATattaagatatggtacttcaggaccaagaagttcttcattatcttctcgaggtcgaaatatatctttctttatatccaatgaacgaacttccattgaaatatttaatggatgtgttttgtccatataaaatcttttcaaaattttcctgtataagttgaccgatgaataaatattccatctgttaaatactcaatttgcaaacgaagacaaaattttgtttttccgaaatctttcatctcaaattctttcttaagatattatattgtctttgaaagctcttcagaagttccaattatattcaagtcatcaatatatacagttataatagcaaatcctgattgtgatttctttataaaaacacacggacatattagattattttgatatcattgTTTTGATAAATATCCATGCAggtgattgtaccacattcgtcctgattgtttcaatccatatagtgatctctgtaactttttGAATACCATTCCTggaaatttgatgtatatgtttcaggtaactTAAATCCTTCtgagattctcatataaatatcattattcagagatccatataaatatgttgtgattacatccataagatgcatatccagactttcatacacagtcaggccaattaaatatcttagtgtaattgcatccatcaCTAGAGAacatgtctcctcataatcaatactaggtctttgtgaaaaaccttgtgcaactagtcttgctttgtatcttgtgacctcattattttcatttctttttctcacaaatactcatttgtaccccacaggtttgacacattctggtgttcggactatTGATCCAAAAACCTATCGTTTTGAAAGTGGGTTTAATTTTGCCctgattgcttctttccactgaagccaatcttttctatatcgacattcttcaacaattttgggttcaggatcctcattttcagatgtAATGTCAAGAACAACATTATAcgtaaaaatgttgtcaataattacattagttcgattccatctttttcctgtcatgacatagtttattgaaatctcattattatctttaggtatttcaccttccttactagtcatgtcaagaatttctttatgggtgtttacatcctcaaccaattttttttactattaattatttttcgttttcgaggattttCATCCTTGGAACCCACTAGTCTACTacgcttctggcgtgttccagactcattagtgacaacttgttgtgttgggatatcaattttttatggaatatTTGTAGCTGGTATATatgatttagttactttctttgcatctataaatgcatatgataattgatttgctatattttacaaatgaattattttctaaacttcaagttcacattgatctgtacggggatctaaatgagacaataacgatgcattctatgtaatttcttttttcaacttcttaattcctccccctaattttggaaaatttgtctcactAAAATTGttagggtttgtgccctaaagtctcgtatcctatagtttgtagaCAACTTTGTtaagaacacttgtgatgtataatatatatgatatttacttcacttcttgactttgcacatttagatgttttttatttaccacaaaccaataaacttaatatccctggttgtctttatgtaacttaagctgacatacaaatggatcatgtcttaaatgacaaccaaatagtctgtagtatatggatataggaggaaaaccttatcctggtaacactacggacgcgacccactttatagaattgttacaagtgttgtgacttatcacagatggtctgatcctgatcattcgtgtagcggacatgcaagcaggggcgccctatacaaagagtttgtataagacctaacctcGAAGTTTTaatgtctcgtcatataactttgttcatgactgagacttcacttcactaggatgaccataggtaacatgacctcaatcctaaatgagttgggaactcctgccattgagggcggttctttgatttgcatggatgtgagtggccagagcgctgactcaaacctaccactttggggattcgtctgatttgggagctgagaactcagcttcacaagatgtagttcactccttccccgaagcagggtaagtagatagattgctctcttaaaggctaatcctagggcttgaacgatgtggcgccacacaccttttcatggcccaagaggtgttcacacatagtagaactatattgtattgttcattagatggatcagtggtacttaagaaggattatgtaactacaggggtaaaatagtaaattggtctgttgtaattacgagcatctgtgaagggtcatcgtactaatggttggttatatctaatggacatagaaatatatctatggaaagaagagttcaactgttggtctttaatggaatgtctggcaattaacggatggtggatatcgtgactaaagagtttagtcagttattcacgtaccattagagcttcgagccataggttcataaggtcccctcggtagcttggataca
This region includes:
- the LOC120086048 gene encoding WD repeat-containing protein 26 homolog, whose product is MGGVEDEEPALKRMKVASTELRGLSNGSSIVERVGGSSRNLMARPLPSEGDKGKVIGSRGVIRKDEFVRIIANALYSLGYKKSSACLEEESRIPLHSSAVNIFMQHILDGNWDESINTLHKIGLSDESMVNSASFLILEQKYLELLQVDKVMEALKTLRTEIAPLSINNNRIHELSSFIMSPSPSGLIGSPREEHSSAKSRTKLLEELQKLLPPAIMIPENRLEQLVEQALLLQRDTCLYHNASDQEMSLYSDHTCGKNKIPSQTFQVLQAHSDEIWFLQFSHNGKYLASSSSDLAAIIWEVNSSGKVSLKHKLSGHQKPISLVSWSPDDSQLLTCGVEEAIRRWDVSSGKCLHVYEKAGFGLVSCGWFPDGKSILAGINDKSICMWDLDGKELDSWKGQRILKISDLEITDDGKKIITICRETAILLLDREAKIDRWIEEDQVITSFRLSKDNKFLLVNLLNQEIHLWSLVGEPNLVSKYKGHKHTRFVIRSCFGGLEESFIASGSEDSQVYIWHRGSGALIEALPGHSGSVNCVSWNPTNPHMLASASDDHTIRIWGLKGLNVKRKNAYRNGVHYCNGGT